From Triticum aestivum cultivar Chinese Spring chromosome 4A, IWGSC CS RefSeq v2.1, whole genome shotgun sequence, a single genomic window includes:
- the LOC123082747 gene encoding uncharacterized protein, which produces MRNQRLAPITCSSSKTNNTKREEPHLSGAYIRSLVKHLSSTSTARSKDHHHIAMGTKSHQEEQQAPQTTPPSLQQQQPHKKQVRRRLHTSRPFQERLLNMAEARREIVTALKIHRASMREAKEQQQHQQLVQQLQHQQEVQVVQDHRVAFSAPSMSSYSSFSDYLHSSSPFAHTTATSNSGSSYYSSPPLLPYHTPVVAPMVPMVDALDQFLPLPTQPLGLNLTFDGFGGGVAAEDAKNCTATGPFDPPSLVQQASPASSYSVYSSPPPATMVSQDMASVAAENTSQSLHRVLDEEEMAAIHSAGERHDIEWSDTVNLATSAWWSRLLESVEGDGATAAQQANTVDAMGMHLSDEYYGQDVSFPCMDIGEIKGWDAQWLS; this is translated from the exons atGAGGAACCAGAGGCTAGCTCCTATCACTTGCTCCTCTTCAAAGACCAACAACACGAAGCGAGAGGAGCCACACCTCTCAGGGGCTTACATTAGGAGCCTTGTGAAGCATCTTAGCTCCACATCTACGGCGAGATCCAAAGACCACCATCACATCGCCATGGGCACCAAATCGCACCAAGAAGAGCAACAAGCCCCACAAACCACACCACCATCTCTACAGCAGCAGCAGCCACACAAGAAGCAGGTGAGGAGGAGGCTCCACACGAGCAGGCCATTCCAGGAGAGGCTACTCAACATGGCGGAGGCGAGGCGAGAGATCGTTACCGCTCTCAAGATCCACAGAGCATCCATGAGAGAAGCCAAGGAGCAGCAGCAACATCAACAACTTGTGCAACAATTGCAGCATCAGCAAGAGGTCCAGGTAGTGCAAGATCATAGGGTGGCTTTTAGTGCACCCAGCATGAGCTCATATAGTTCTTTCTCAGATTACTTGCACAGCAGTTCCCCATTCGCACACACCACAGCAACAAGCAACAGTGGTTCCTCATATTATTCATCTCCTCCACTTCTCCCTTACCACACACCAGTAGTTGCACCCATGGTTCCCATGGTAGATGCCTTAGATCAGTTTCTGCCGCTGCCTACGCAGCCACTAGGGCTCAACCTCACCTTCGATGGCTTTGGTGGTGGTGTTGCTGCCGAAGATGCCAAGAACTGCACTGCTACTGGCCCCTTTGATCCTCCTTCGTTGGTCCAACAAGCATCACCCGCCTCCTCCTACTCTGTCtactcctctccgccgccggcaACGATGGTGAGCCAGGACATGGCATCCGTTGCTGCCGAGAACACCTCACAGTCGTTGCACCGGGTGCTggacgaggaggagatggccgcGATCCACTCGGCCGGGGAGCGGCATGACATCGAGTGGAGCGACACTGTGAACCTGGCCACGTCGGCGTGGTGGAGCAGGCTACTCGAGAGTGTGGAAGGCGACGGGGCCACGGCGGCGCAGCAAGCTAACACGGTGGACGCCATGGGGATGCATCTGAGTGATGAGTACTACGGCCAAGACGTGTCCTTTCCATG TATGGACATCGGAGAGATCAAAGGATGGGACGCCCAGTGGTTATCATGA